The Theileria annulata chromosome 3, complete sequence, *** SEQUENCING IN PROGRESS *** genome has a segment encoding these proteins:
- a CDS encoding uncharacterized protein (note;~Tap-24g11.q1c.C.cand.69 - score = 14.60;~2 probable transmembrane helices predicted for TA04580 by TMHMM2.0 at aa 15-37 and 95-117): MDNDPIVSEVNKRDTVLILLFGVISGVLNEVISWLFIYRKEKFKKSFNELCDAFELYMLSKGYNVVVARSKTMSHGGESPSKVLMEKSKNIKGNLTFSTFITGLLLMGLMPAVMSVFEYSVVAKLPFTPLPPLSMFTHSKLLGNDITDCTATAVYTVISILARQYTKALLGYFPISYSILYRFESPLSPFRESVLQEQVKREK, from the exons ATGGACAACGATCCAATCGTATCGGAAGTGAATAAGAGGGATACCGTTTTGATCCTTTTGTTTGGAGTAATTTCAGGAGTTCTGAACGAAGTCATTTCATGGCTCTTCATATATCGGAAAGAGAAATTTAAGAAGTCATTTAACGAATTATGTGACGCTTTTGAGCTGTATATGCTCTCGAAA gGATATAATGTTGTTGTAGCAAGGTCTAAAACAATGTCACACGGTGGAGAATCACCTTCGAAGGTTTTAATGGAAAAATCAAA aAATATTAAGGGTAATCTGACATTTTCAACCTTCATAACTGGACTGTTGCTTATGGGACTAATGCCTGCCGTGATGAGCGTGTTTGAATACTCAGTGGTTGCAAAACTGCCCTTCACGCCCCTTCCGCCATTATCCATGTTCACACATAGCAAACTGCTAGGCAACGACATCACTGACTGTACAGCAACTGCAGTCTACACAGTCATTTCAATCTTAGCAAGACAATACACAAAAGCACTCCTAGGGTATTTTCCAATTTCATActcaattttatatagGTTTGAGTCGCCTTTATCTCCATTCAGAGAAAGTGTTCTACAAGAACAAGTTAAAAGAGAAAAATGA
- a CDS encoding proliferating cell nuclear antigen (PCNA) 1, putative (note;~Tap-24g11.q1c.cand.185 - score = 25.19), with protein sequence MLELKLNNAVVLRRIFDCIRDLITDGNIDFDATGMTLQALDGNHIALVHLKLHESGFVLYRCDRPRALGININSVTKAFKSTTNNDSVLIQSEEDKDLINFVFENNVEDRVSSFSLKLMTIEQDALSIPENTEGFDAEITLSSKEMTNICKQMNEFSDTIKMDISGNSITFSTEGDLGHGEIVLRNRAPSSEGDCGVTIRVKNPIKQSYATKYLLMFTKSGCLSDSVTFGLSQNRPIEVKYEVRDSMEDSRHGHVLGELKFYLAPKIDDDIETE encoded by the exons ATGCTCGAACTTAAACTGAACAACGCAGTAGTCCTGAGGCGAATTTTCGATTGTATCCGCGATCTAATTACCGATGGTAACATTGATTTCGATGCTACTGGAATGACTCTCCAGGCTCTGGATGGAAACCATATTGCTCTTGTTCATTTAAAACTACATGAAA GTGGTTTTGTGTTGTATCGATGTGATAGGCCTAGGGCTCTGggaataaatataaactcAGTTACCAAGGCCTTTAAATCGACTACTAATAACGACTCTGTACTTATTCAAAGTGAAGAAGATAAGGATCTCATTAATTTCgtatttgaaaataatg TTGAGGATCGAGTGTCTAGCTTTTCTCTGAAGCTGATGACCATTGAGCAGGACGCCCTGAGTATCCCTGAGAACACTGAAGGCTTTGATGCTGAGATCACGCTCAGCTCCAAGGAGATGACTAACATTTGCAAGCAGATGAACGAGTTTTCAGACACTATAAAGATGGACATTTCCGGCAACTCCATAACATTTTCCACTGAGGGTGATTTAGGCCACGGTGAAATTGTTCTAAGGAACAGGGCTCCATCATCCGAGGGTGACTGTGGCGTCACCATACGa GTCAAAAATCCAATTAAGCAGTCTTATGCCACTAAATATCTTCTCATGTTCACcaaa AGTGGATGCTTGAGTGATTCCGTAACGTTTGGTTTAAGTCAAAACCGGCCTATTGAGGTTAAATATGAAGTAAGGGACTCGATGGAAGACTCACGACACGGCCATGTTCTAGGCGAATTAAAGTTTTATCTGGCTCCCAAAATCGACGACGATATCGAGACAGAATAA
- a CDS encoding proteasome subunit, putative (note;~Tap-24g11.q1c.C.cand.68 - score = 27.94): protein MAGYVTGASIIAMKYNDGVLMMTDTKWSLGRMARYMNVKRLEGVSSNTLFATSGDAADHQYLTRILKHAVHTDLLEHNNDPSEALLNAEMLLNYTSRFLYHRRTKLDPVLVSAVVGGFANGKSFLGYTDYYGTKYTDDFVVTGLGKYFAIGPLREEHRNDFTLSEAKELALKCMRVLYLRDCQASLRVQVGYVNKDGVFIEEPFLLDTKWDFKKFAAPTSALPIAGNQF, encoded by the exons atggCAGGCTATGTCACTGGAGCCTCGATAATCGCCATGAAATACAATGATGGAGTTTTAATGATGACCGATACCAAAT GGAGTCTCGGAAGGATGGCTCGGTACATGAATGTAAAAAGGCTTGAAGGAGTCTCCTCAAACACCCTTTTCGCAACTTCAGGAGACGCTGCTGATCACCAGTACCTGACCAGAATACTCAAGCACGCAGTACACACTGACCTTTTGGAACACAACAATGACCCCTCAGAGGCTCTTCTCAACGCCGAAATGCTCCTAAACTACACCTCCAGATTCCTATATCACAGAAGAACAAAGCTTGATCCAGTCCTAGTTTCAGCCGTCGTAGGAGGATTCGCTAATGGCAAATCCTTTCTTGGTTATACTGATTATTATGGAACTAAATATACTGATGACTTTGTCGTGACAG GATTGGGGAAATATTTTGCAATTGGTCCTCTGAGAGAAGAACATAGAAATGATTTTACTTTGTCTGAAGCAAAGGAGCTCGCACTGAAGTGTATGAGAGTTTTGTACTTGAGAGACTGCCAAGCCTCACTTAGGGTCCAGGTCGGCTACGTTAACAAGGACGGAGTTTTCATAGAAGAACCATTTCTTCTCGATACTAAATG ggattttaaaaaattcgCTGCTCCAACTTCTGCTTTACCAATTGCCGGAAATCAGTTTTAA
- a CDS encoding nucleosome assembly protein, putative (note;~Tap-24g11.q1c.C.cand.67 - score = 33.70), with protein MSDDSALVEGLKSVSLTDRITSKLTDSQVATLSQLQKLQKTRDDLEVEFNKELNELRSKYDLLYQPLYDSRFKVLTQPSGDEYGTPSLPKFWLTAMKNNKTLRRIIELHDEPVLAYLSNVSAEFLEPKKQESFKIVMTFDKNPYFTNTTLVKQYNMKSLDGEVESLLQGTVATEIDWLPDKDVTKQTVTKIQRHKKTKETRTRVDFEDKPSFFRFFTGQEVPTTEELNKMSKLEISELEMYVEEDYDIGIVLRDKLVPEAIYWYLGVVDDEDADDDEPDSYENSEDLSSDSD; from the exons ATGTCAGATGATTCCGCTTTGGTTGAAGGTCTAAAGAGTGTTTCTCTAA CTGATCGTATAACATCTAAGTTGACTGATAGTCAAGTAGCCACATTGAGTCAACTTCAGAAGCTACAG AAAACACGGGATGACCTTGAGGTTGAGTTTAACAAGGAGCTTAATGAGCTGAGATCCAAGTACGATTTACTTTACCAGCCACTCTATGACTCTCGTTTTAAGGTTTTAACCCAGCCCTCAGGTGACGAGTACGGAACACCG AGCCTTCCAAAGTTTTGGCTGACTGCAATGAAAAACAACAAGACTCTGAGACGCATAATTGAACTTCATGACGAACCTGTTCTTGCATACTTGAGCAACGTCAGTGCAGAGTTCCTGGAACCCAAGAAGCAGGAGTCCTTTAAGATCGTAATGACCTTCGACAAAAACCCCTACTTCACCAACACAACTCTGGTCAAACAGTACAACATGAAGTCACTTGATGGAGAAGTCGAGTCACTCCTGCAGGGAACCGTTGCGACTGAAATCGACTGGTTACCTGATAAAGATGTCACCAAACAAACGGTTACTAAAATACAACGCCATAAAAAAACTAAGGAAACTAGAACCAGAGTTGATTTTGAG GACAAGCCTAGTTTTTTTAGATTCTTTACCGGGCAGGAGGTTCCAACAACTGAggaattgaataaaatgtCAAAACTTGAG atatCGGAACTTGAAATGTATGTCGAGGAAGATTATGATATTGGAATCGTTCTTAGG GATAAACTGGTGCCTGAAGCTATATATTGGTATTTGGGAGTTGTTGACGACGAGGACGCAGACGACGATGAGCCAGACAGCTACGAAAACTCTGAAGATTTATCCTCAGATTCCGATTAA
- a CDS encoding ubiquitin-conjugating enzyme E2, putative (note;~Tap-24g11.q1c.cand.186 - score = 8.48) produces the protein MALKRIHKELADLTKDPPTNCSAGPVGDDMFHWQATIMGPHNSLYQNGVYFLNIHFPSDYPFKPPKVAFTTKVYHPNINNNGAICLDILKDQWSPALTISKVLLSISSLLTDPNPDDPLVPEIAQIYKQNRKLYESTVREWVQKYAT, from the exons ATGGCATTAAAGCGTATACACAAG GAGCTTGCTGATCTCACCAAAGATCCGCCTACAAATTGCAGTGCTGGTCCTGTGGGAGATGATATGTTTCATTGGCAAGCAACAATAATGGGCCCTCATAACAG cCTTTACCAAAACGGAGTCTATTTCTTAAACATTCACTTCCCAAGTGACTATCCATTTAAGCCACCTAAG GTTGCATTTACTACTAAGGTATATCACCCCAACATAAATAACAATGGTGCCATATGCCTTGACATTTTAAAGGATCAGTGGAGTCCTGCGCTCACCATCTCGAAAGTTTTACTTTCGATCTCGTCTCTACTCACCGATCCTAACCCAG ATGATCCATTGGTTCCCGAAATTGCTCAGATTTATAAGCAGAATCGCAAGCTTTACGAGTCTACGGTCAGGGAATGGGTCCAGAAATATGCAACATAG
- a CDS encoding uncharacterized protein (note;~Tap-24g11.q1c.C.cand.66 - score = 12.23): MKLFYHSFRDKFDKKENFGYISKNNAVILQNYRDLFKKTLDSDLHIFNSDQVRFSATVLLFIGTTNGKNYNLLLNKKKIRWFLVNCKSGNTGFSKRLSQLIDYDEMGSSVDEKISFLLLQPTFLVNDILITKSFLIIY, translated from the exons ATGAAGTTATTCTACCACTCTTTCAGGGATAAATTTGACAAGAAGGAGAATTTCGGATACATTTCGAAGAATAATGCAGTgatattacaaaattacAGAGatctttttaaaaaaactcTCGACTCTgatttacacatttttaacTCTGATCAGGTTAGGTTCTCGGCAACCGTTTTGCTGTTTATTGGAACCACTAATGgtaaaaattacaatttattattgaaCAAGAAGAA GATTCGTTGGTTTTTGGTGAACTGTAAGTCTGGAAACACTGGATTCTCAAAGAGGCTTTCTCAGCTTATAGACTATGACGAGATGGGATCCTCTGTTGACGAAAAGATTTCATTTCTACTACTTCAGCCCACGTTTCTGGTCAACGACATTTTAATTACCAAATCatttctaattatttactaa
- a CDS encoding uncharacterized protein (note;~Tap-24g11.q1c.cand.187 - score = 75.08;~1 probable transmembrane helix predicted for TA04615 by TMHMM2.0 at aa 92-114), giving the protein MIGRLHRQNSFGPPEKKSTLVISRAMEFKILEGESSIPNASPVVLESINKSLESLIVSHRGTKRVVCDLPSFVNNIVISHCDLSDKELIDKSVLLYIIYLLLFCLFFCFYGINNNYRRYGEYFDGYSLANNVQYIPVEIECLANLGPELSKSILSLFVSIIFDYISEDNNLLEPELIKWGTTFLQRMGKILNLTEVDVSSIIKPVSQSLELKQLGMNFDDLKLEKRIHVNYIQEQLRPMQDSINDFFKQAIGTDDNESDFTTEVSQTEMHKQSEPPDLLNDETDQDFLKYFPDDKYLSQYIQDKQQLVQDSQEQNLLKVESDEDLLQDDLEADDEDKEEEECFKRNFIENYRPERGPDDENDPFSEVLGTLEPPLSQEITETINLEHFNFSPDPNVNINDSTDLNADDVNKSDLNFNDVNESPKLIDMNINASPSNLSSSSSSETVLDADEQEQERDSLLRDLERSIGHKSGPSNVDYENLLNDMSNLNLPPKKNKSLPSKILGNISKKINRVFSINSDKTGKVSYKSSIESHRSYPNQDYLNNLLLIEKSPDVVAVLVRNLLLKYIISGFNDSRAQVVFAKFANLLGVTTASVLSIENNIVSDLAGILDVNAAKTSSKKVSKRLKILSATVGGTALLALTAGVASPVLAVGIAFLGLSGTGFSTYLSSNEGYNVLKNIFGLNVSLTQFKARRELMTNLQFIQMNPNVFGDSISDAESSHYSSGKESNRPEKEEVNSNYIGICICVGNNVFLNEIFFFENESFDFKSTETIRHLDSEYIEIWKRQFPVPINDLYLLKWESKLLASLHRMLLKLTSLSIYQKSLELYRTINNSVYVTNVNPKDLLDSNSLFDTGGMVQADNVRDSSGGNRYFSIEGSSGNYYSSPNRNSPTISPTKDRDSGSSKFDPYNNNNINNINWPLALIQLCSNLDNCWLVCRSRAEVCGGLLATAICDKLLTGDRHVSLIGYSMGARAILYCLLKLFERNKLNTVKDVVLMGLPSTAGYSEWSKCSSVVAGRLINVYNENDWILAFLYRYTSINKVAGLAPVVHEKVENFNVCNLFDSHADYFENISKILSFINIQL; this is encoded by the exons ATGATAGGGAGATTGCACAGGCAAAATAGTTTCGGGCCTCCCGAAAAGAAGAGTACTCTGGTTATCTCCAGAGCCATggaatttaaaatcttaGAAGGAGAATCCTCCATTCCAAACGCCTCACCAGTAGTTTTAGAAAGCATAAATAAAAGCCTGGAGTCTTTAATAGTCTCACATAGAGGCACTAAACGAGTGGTTTGCGATCTGCCGAGTTTTGTCAACAATATTGTTATATCGCATTGTGATTTATCAGATAAAGAGCTAATTGATAAGTCagtactattatatataatttatttattattattttgtcTTTTTTTTTGTTT TTatggaataaataataattatagacGTTATGGAGAATATTTTGATGGATATTCCCTGGCGAATAATGTACAGTACATTCCTGTGGAAATTGAGTGTCTGGCCAATTTGGGGCCGGAACTCAGTAAGTCTATCCTGTCACTTTTTGTATCCATAATTTTCGATTATATAAGTGAAGATAATAACTTGCTAGAACCCGAGCTTATTAAGTGGGGAACCACTTTCCTACAGAGGATGGGAAAGATACTGAACCTGACGGAAGTTGATGTTTCCTCCATAATAAAACCAGTTTCGCAGAGTCTGGAGCTGAAGCAACTTGGAATGAACTTTGATGATTTGAAGCTAGAGAAACGGATCcatgtaaattatatccAGGAACAACTGAGACCCATGCAAGATAGCATTAACGATTTTTTCAAACAAGCTATAGGAACTGATGATAACGAATCTGATTTTACAACCGAAGTCTCTCAAACTGAAATGCACAAACAATCAGAACCACCggatttattaaatgatgaaaCTGATCAggattttttaaaatatttccCAGACGACAAGTACTTATCTCAGTACATACAAGATAAGCAACAATTAGTACAAGATTCACAAgaacaaaatttattaaaagtTGAGTCAGATGAAGATTTACTGCAGGATGATTTGGAAGctgatgatgaagataagGAGGAGGAAGAGTGTTTTAAGAGGAATTTCATAGAAAATTATCGTCCTGAAAGGGGACcagatgatgaaaatgatcCATTTTCTGAAGTTTTAGGCACTCTTGAACCTCCTTTATCCCAAGAAATAACTGAAACTATTAATTTGgaacattttaattttagtcCTGATCCaaatgttaatataaatgatagCACTGATTTGAATGCTGATGATGTAAACAAAagtgatttaaattttaatgacGTAAATGAAAGTCCAAAACTGATTGACATGAACATTAACGCTTCTCCGTCTAATTTAAGCTCAAGTTCAAGTTCCGAAACTGTCCTGGATGCCGATGAACAAGAACAAGAAAGAGATAGCTTACTTAGAGACTTAGAAAGGTCAATTGGACATAAATCTGGACCTTCAAACG TGGATTATGAAAACTTGTTGAATGATATGTCGAACTTAAACTTACCGCCAAAGAAAAATAAGAGCCTGCCCTCTAAAATCTTGGGGAATATTTCAAAGAAGATCAACCGGGTGTTTTCAATAAACTCAGATAAAACCGGAAAGGTCAGCTATAAATCCTCAATTGAAAGTCATCGATCATATCCCAATCAAG ATTATCTAAATAACTTGCTGCTGATTGAAAAGTCGCCCGACGTGGTGGCAGTTCTGGTCAGGAATTTGTTGCTgaagtatataatatcaGGATTCAACGACTCGAGAGCACAGGTGGTTTTTGCAAAATTTGCAAACCTGCTCGGAGTGACAACAGCAAGCGTGCTGAGCATAGAGAACAACATCGTGTCAGATTTGGCTGGAATTTTGGATGTGAACGCAGCTAAAACATCAAGTAAGAAGGTGAGTAAGAGACTAAAAATACTGAGCGCAACTGTGGGAGGAACAGCACTTCTAGCACTTACAGCAGGAGTAGCGTCACCAGTTCTTGCAGTGGGTATTGCATTTCTAGGACTTTCAGGTACAGGATTCTCAACGTACCTGAGTTCAAATGAAGGCTATAACGTCTTGAAGAATATCTTCGGACTTAACGTGTCTTTGACGCAGTTCAAGGCGAGAAGAGAACTGATGACAAACTTACAGTTCATACAAATGAACCCAAACGTATTTGGAGATTCCATTTCTGACGCCGAAAGTTCTCACTATTCGTCTGGTAAGGAGTCAAACAGGCCTGAGAAAGAGGAGGTGAATAGTAACTATATTGGGATCTGCATTTGTGTGGGAAATAACGTCtttttaaatgaaatcTTCTTCTTCGAAAACGAGTCATTTGACTTCAAGTCGACGGAAACCATACGCCATTTAGACTCAgaatatattgaaatttGGAAACGCCAGTTCCCAGTGCCAATTAATGACCTGTACCTGCTCAAGTGGGAATCTAAGCTACTAGCCTCACTCCATAGAATGCTCCTGAAACTCACCTCGCTCTCCATATACCAGAAGTCACTTGAACTCTACAGAACTATAAACAACTCAGTCTACGTTACGAACGTTAACCCTAAAGATTTACTGGACAGCAATAGTTTGTTTGACACTGGAGGTATGGTTCAGGCAGATAATGTTCGGGATAGTAGTGGGGGGAATCGCTATTTCAGCATTGAAGGTAGTAGTGGAAACTACTACTCAAGCCCGAATCGTAACTCCCCAACAATTTCACCCACCAAGGATAGAGATTCTGGCTCGTCAAAATTCGACCCCtataataacaataacataaataacATTAACTGGCCCTTGGCCCTAATACAGCTCTGCAGTAACTTGGACAACTGCTGGCTCGTGTGTAGGAGTCGAGCTGAGGTGTGCGGCGGCTTGTTGGCAACTGCGATTTGTGATAAACTTCTCACCGGCGACCGCCACGTATCCCTAATTGGCTACTCCATGGGTGCTCGCGCCATTTTGTATTGCCTGCTAAAACTTTTCGAGCGCAACAAACTCAACACTGTCAAGGACGTTGTTCTCATGGGTCTCCCCAGCACTGCAGGCTACTCCGAGTGGAGCAAGTGTTCCTCGGTTGTTGCAGGCCGTCTCATCAATGTCTATAATGAGAACGACTGGATTCTCGCTTTCCTTTACCGTTACACCTCAATCAACAAGGTCGCTGGTCTTGCTCCCGTTGTTCACGAAAAggttgaaaattttaacgTCTGTAACCTTTTCGACAGCCATGCTGACTACTTTGAAAACATTTCCAAAATCCTCTCATTCATCAACATTCAGCTTTAA
- a CDS encoding uncharacterized protein (note;~Tap-24g11.q1c.C.cand.64 - score = 69.15) has product MEKNPLVFPNGADIEYTSQPLPYPYSFPHPETGSKMYEGSFRTFQSNPASHNIMNEALEQRRRNEPYLWMDNNVSRYAACSNLIANDASNLYKSDDTHYEEWQYITLYRKFKRILTERGSCSNEMISYLIYNLINIIRNDTALRNLLILSSEEFLESMLTKFVELILNDKAYNYVFSKPNEEENKIKAIRKHLQRATKAASMSHSTPMHWGLNYEDQTFSFPNPVPTSKLNPDSFYYGRQLRSNPMLEGDGCIPMPRVMYPQQEFHFNPPQPMRDLGPSPKTGPVKRKEPSKRYGPRGPYKRTLVRMRMREISKKRAVIRRMKSQSTNSEPETTKDDFKDKVNDEKKNDIELCTTTPESELSDYNKDNDYRELSLNENEHFTSRNSINSSEFANSPDFVSNNDNTVNVNNLEKNPDNKNFRDLSFDDFKDLSFDNFKDPPVNKDLTHKVENPSYRSNLDTYSNEYNLRDLTPFGDSYENSYANPGYLYQDHMNAGTIKPYINNFYRSLNTQYNQPNHYSQSSQYNQPNRYSESNCYYDGYFQNQFQPLNSEIGDIPGQNNPILTSGNFQYVRPNQSSQYSIGYHYPANQPKSIPNPNNPISNSIKNNIPNTIRNPMHNTMSNVAGGVHFSSPNVMGMNSGMGMGRDPTGYGMYPRDDYLSPELNTLETEAPILKTKRVTNPKHSKPLPDGLNDPRRRSSRLNPENNLNNLNNIKSSENNRNINNLNNGNTINPNNNNNLNNINNNLNTNGNNLNDTIWDMVQKHQKSGSNVNVNQTKTVNVVPKEIEFEDEDMNLLIREPVRITEDMPRNHTQPFVNAYKNPKTVKWSYTDTKRFYNAIETFGTDLMLVRAFLPEYTDRQIYDKFKLEERKNPQLMQNSLQTHKSISLKQYEQKYGKIDTETHYNPSKDPFILEQPTDNKKSLQLNLSNASVMNQIQQTPNDKIINLFM; this is encoded by the exons ATGGAAAAAAATCCTCTTGTATTTCCTAATG GAGCTGATATCGAGTACACTAGCCAACCTCTTCCATACCCCTATTCCTTCCCTCACCCAGAAACAG GCTCGAAAATGTACGAAGGATCCTTCAGAACCTTCCAGTCAAACCCAGCCTCCCACAACATCATGA atGAAGCACTTGAACaaagaagaagaaatgAACCCTATCTATGGATGGACAACAATGTCTCAAGATATGCAGCCTGCTCCAACCTTATCGCAAACG ATGCTTCAAATTTGTACAAGAGCGATGATACCCATTACGAAGAGTGGCAGTACATAACCCTGTATAGGAAATTTAAGAGGATTCTGACGGAAAGAGGAAGTTGTTCCAACGAAAtgatttcatatttaatttacaacCTCATTAACATAATAAGGAACGACACAGCACTGAGAAACcttttgattttaagtTCAGAAGAGTTTTTGGAGTCAATGCTCACAAAATTCGTGgaactaattttaaatgacAAGGCTTATAATTACGTTTTTAGTAAGCCaaatgaagaagaaaataaaatcaaggCAATAAGGAAGCATTTACAGAGAGCAACCAAAGCAGCTTCAATGTCCCATTCAACACCAATGCATTGGGGCTTGAATTACGAGGATCAAACGTTTTCATTTCCGAACCCTGTTCCGACTTCCAAACTAAACCCTGATAGCTTCTATTATGGCCGACAATTGAGGTCGAATCCAATGTTAGAGGGTGATGGCTGTATTCCAATGCCAAGAGTAATGTACCCACAACAAGAGTTCCACTTCAACCCGCCTCAGCCGATGCGAGACCTTGGCCCTTCACCAAAAACGGGCCCTGTAAAGAGAAAAGAACCATCAAAGCGGTACGGTCCCCGCGGACCCTATAAGCGTACATTGGTAAGAATGCGAATGAGAGAGATAAGCAAAAAGCGAGCAGTAATAAGAAGAATGAAAAGCCAATCAACAAATTCTGAACCAGAAACGACAAAAGATGATTTCAAAGATAAAGTCAATGATGAAAAGAAAAATGATATTGAGCTATGTACAACTACCCCTGAATCAGAACTTTCAGATTATAACAAAGATAATGATTATAGAGAGTTGAGTCTTAATGAAAACGAACATTTCACAAGTCGGAATTCTATTAACTCATCTGAATTTGCCAACTCACCCGACTTTGTTAGTAACAACGACAACACAgtaaatgtaaataatttggaaaagaatcctgataataaaaattttagagATCTATCATTTGATGATTTTAAAGATCTATCATTTGATAACTTTAAAGATCCACCAGTTAATAAAGATCTAACCCACAAAGTTGAAAATCCTAGTTACAGGAGTAATCTAGATACATATAGTAATGAATATAATCTGAGAGATCTAACTCCATTCGGAGATAGTTATGAAAATTCATACGCCAACCCAGGGTATTTATATCAGGATCATATGAATGCTGGAACCATCAAGCCTTACATTAACAACTTTTATAGATCATTGAACACACAATATAATCAGCCAAATCATTATAGTCAATCGAGTCAATATAATCAACCAAATAGATATAGTGAATCAAACTGCTATTATGATGGATATTTCCAGAATCAGTTCCAGCCATTAAACTCTGAAATTGGTGACATTCCAGGCCAAAACAACCCAATACTCACATCGGGAAACTTTCAGTACGTGCGACCAAACCAGTCAAGCCAGTATTCAATAGGATACCACTACCCTGCCAATCAACCGAAATCTATCCCAAACCCAAACAACCCAATTTCCAATtcaataaaaaataacatcCCAAACACTATTCGTAACCCAATGCACAACACAATGAGTAATGTTGCTGGTGGAGTTCATTTTTCAAGTCCGAATGTTATGGGAATGAATAGTGGAATGGGAATGGGAAGAGATCCAACAGGGTATGGCATGTACCCCAGGGACGATTATTTATCACCCGAATTGAACACACTGGAAACTGAAGCACCCATACTGAAAACAAAAAGAGTTACGAACCCGAAACACTCCAAACCACTTCCCGATGGCCTAAATGATCCAAGAAGACGTTCTTCAAGACTCAACCCtgagaataatttaaataacttgaataatattaaaagtaGTGAAAACaatagaaatattaataatttaaacaatgggaatactattaatcccaataataataataatttgaataatattaataataatttaaatactaatggaaataatttgaatgatACGATATGGGATATGGTTCAAAAGCACCAGAAGTCAGGCTCAAACGTTAATGTGAATCAGACGAAAACAGTAAACGTCGTACCAAAGGAGATCGAATTTGAAGATGAGGAcatgaatttattaatcagAGAACCAGTAAGAATAACAGAAGATATGCCGAGAAATCACACGCAACCATTTGTGAACGCGTACAAGAACCCGAAAACAGTTAAGTGGTCATATACTGACACTAAGAGGTTTTACAACGCAATTGAAACTTTCGGAACAGATTTAATGCTGGTTAGAGCATTTCTTCCTGAATATACAGACAGACAGATCTACGACAAGTTTAAACTGGAAGAACGCAAAAACCCACAACTCATGCAAAACTCACTTCAAACTCACAAGAGCATCTCCTTGAAGCAGTATGAACAGAAGTACGGAAAAATCGACACCGAGACACATTATAACCCGAGCAAGGACCCTTTCATTCTAGAGCAGCCGACAGATAACAAGAAATCGCTCCAGCTCAACCTGAGCAACGCGTCAGTCATGAACCAAATTCAGCAGACTCCCAACgataaaatcattaatttatttatgtaa